The following nucleotide sequence is from Solanum dulcamara chromosome 7, daSolDulc1.2, whole genome shotgun sequence.
CTACGTATCTacaataagatatgaattttctacgaCAGACATGTCAAGATGTGGAAAAGGttgttgaaaatcaaagaaaagagaagaggaaAGTACCACAGCTCTGATCGTCAAGCCACATTGCTGGAAAATAATGAAGGTCAGACATCTATTTATAGAGGTGTATTAGCATCTATTATAACTAGATTCAAACTTGAATTACGCTTCTACAAAATTGACTCCTAAGCGGATTTCAATTAGTGGTGGAATCTTGCATGACAAGTAAACACCCTAAAAAATGGCTGGAAAAAAAAACGGctgaaaaaaaaatgtgaaaaaaaaaacataaaaaaaatcaattttttttcttctctttcctaATCCTCATTGGATATAACTAATTTGCTACATTCTTACTCCAACAATGATGAAGGGGTGCATCAATATAGTATGAATTCACGGTGCATCTCAAAATACATGGCATGCCATTATCCTACAAGTAATACTTCAAGCCTaatcttcaaaagataaaatatctcgacaagacttgaagcagggggcatttgtaatcatttgcaatttattaaatataaatttgtagaatagttcaatttatattaaattcaagatatattagtccaaataaatattttggattaataaaattaagtcaattatttaagcccaataaatgtggatttaattaaaaatctaaatccattaatttgggctataaagatgaccccactttgttaagcccaatgtcatctcatcctagaggcccattttcatgccacatgtcaaagttatgtggcaatccaagtcaaattaaataagccactagaattatgccatgtgccaaagttaggtggcaatccaagtcaaattaaataagccactaaaatcatgccacatgtcaaagttagatggcaatctaagtcaaattaaatgagccactagagaAATGCCATGtgtctatgtgacatgttctgaccaatcaaattaaaactcttcaacaaagaaatctgattggtcagttcaaaccaaccaatcaaatcacaccctcataccactccctacaactataaataggggtcctcattattctgaaaggGGGGTTTTtgggaagaacaagaagcaagaagagagcttgtggatcaaagaccgtaaattctctacaaagctacaaagttcaagtaatcaaattcaagttcaagatcaagaacgaagaagaatatcaagaagatcaagatcaagttacttgttcatctttactgttcgtcataaccatacaagtgttcgtgatgaataattcaaatccaaattcgaagacgaagattcaagatcaagttattcaagcccttgactctaaatcaaattcaaattcaagttcaacatgtttcatattatttgaagaatcagaggattattatagagattgtaacccgcattacattttgaaatcaaatattacactttgttactccaattttccgatcttgattatttatttttctcggctcgaaaatttgttgtttacagtgttatatgcatgtttcaatgcacgtggttATTATATATAACtaacatatttttaatacaaatataatataagtattatatgtgaatttcaaatatttgaatactattcaaattattttacattgttagacatatattatatttgttctGAATTAACAACTATTGAATTCATAATAATGTATTATACTGAATTCAAATTGTATTACAACTATCGGTTATatttaatacaattttaattttttaaagtttcgCCTCTTCTTCTCTGGTGAATCACCATCACCAAACCATCGTCGGACTACCAATAGCTCCAACCAATCCAAAAATAAACCACCATGCAGTCCATCCACCTACAAAGCATCCACCAAACtctatttttttccattttttggtgcaaacaacaacaacaaaacaacATTTTACTCCACCCTTTTCATCCTCCTTATCTTCTCTGGTAAATTCACGATGCCGAAGTGACCAACAAATAATGCTACAACAATTTATATTATCCGTTTATCTCTTTAACTTCATTGAAGATGAACTGTTGTTAGAGAGATTTTTTCGGCCAGATATAAACTCCAATGGagtattaatataaaaaaaattaacgtGAAAGAAAAAAGGGAACAAGGATTGATTATCGCGAATTTTCATGAAGCTCGTCGGAGCTCATGATTTCTTGTTGGAGTTTggtgatttttttatttgattgttGCATTGTTTGTTGTTGGTGGGtctatttgttgttgttgtaaatgtAAGAAACGAAAATGGGAATTGGGGTGGCTTTGTTAGTTGTTTGCTCATCGGAAGTTGGATCGGTGAAGGAGAAAGATGATGAGAGCATAGGGTGATTTTAGCTATCAACGATAAATATAGGCTATAGATTGTAGTTAGAAAAAAGtaccccaaaaaataaaataattaacctaAAAAAACTTATTTATATTAAACTTGCATAATTAGAGGTGGCAAAAGTAAACTCAATCCGCCCATTTATTAGTGGGTAACTTACAGAAATCTCACTAGTTTAGTACTTAATACCTCTCTTCCCTTCACTTTTCATTGTTACGAAACTTATCAGATTTCGGACTTCAAATACATTTATCTCGTATACATGGGATCGAGAATAGGTGTAATTTTTTCTAAATACAATGTATCTAAGTGGATTCGCATGTATGTGactctctcgctcgcctctctccttgTATCTAGTATtccatatacatgtatctactatctcagatacatgtatctagtgtgattcgcatgtatctgagaTATATAAGCCATCTCGCTCTCCTTCCTCCTATCTCGCCCGCCTCTCTCTTTATTTTAGTGTATCTGATAGCAATAATACATTTATTTAAGTGTATTTGACTTAAAATCTgataagaaattattaattagtgagacaatatgtaattatttcaaactatagggaaaattaataaatatggtTGAAATGTTTGTCTAATTAGAAATTTTTCCTTTATAACTAGTTCAATCTATTTCAGTCCATTAAATTTGTGTTGATATCTAACCCAAATTTACTAAAGAAaaatcttgtcaaaatattttttaaaagacaatttttgtttgatatgttatatagccataataaagaagaaaaaatatttttgaggtactaaaaattttataaatgaacaaataaaagtaAACTTAGTAAAAATTGAGTGGGTTAAGTTATGACCTGCATTTTAGCTCAACTTAATTCAATCCAAGTAATTTTTGGACGGGTCAGTAACCTACACATTCATAACTCAATCTATTTTAATCCTTCTAAATTTTGTTCAATCCATCCATATTTTAACACCTCTATGCAATGAGATCGTGTTTTATAGTATTGGTTGAAGCTAATGATGTAGTAAAAGGgcaaaaaactatttttaacaTGAAATACAGCTCCTTTCTTTGCTAATAGAAAAGTAAGCAACTTCTATAATATATAAAGAAGAGAATTTGTTGTTTGCATAGCTCATAGTAACTTGATTATACAGTTTTTGTATTGTTTTGAGCCAAATCGATTTTATTTCAAGTCTTCTAACTGTTCTCTGCAAGCTTACCCTTCACTGCTGCATCTTCCCCAAGCAACATATTATTACATATTAAGAAATCAAAGATACATGTATTAAAGGGTCGCTTGGTAGAGTGTCTTAGAAAAATAATGCATGCGTTAGCTTTgtatattattagtatttttttgttatatttttttaacccatatataattaatgcatgcattagttaTACATTTTATTGTGTATTACTAATATCATGGATTTCCATATAAAATAGGTAAATTCTTGTCAAGAGAAATATTCCATGATCCAACATCAAGAATCTTTGATCTCTCTGAGTGGTATTCCTTAGGTTAGTATTGCTTATAAGTAATATGATATTTATAATCCATCGACAGGATGGGTTTCATTTGGTTCTCTTTGGGATGATAAATGACCTACTTAACTCAGTGATTAGAATACTGCTCATTAGTAAAACAAAGGATTTCAATACATGCGTTAGATTGATTAATGACATAACTATCCTTCAAATCCCTCTCAAGACATTAGACATTTCCCAAAAGCTACAAAGTGTGGATGGTATTTTTGAAAATAGTCATTTTTTTATAGAAGTTATGcaatgtattttatttttaatacatcaaatcaaacactgcataaaaaataatataacataattaataCAAGCATTACTAATATACTCTATTTAGCACTATTCTTATACACCCTACCAAACGAATCTTTTTAAAGTTTGTGTTAATGCTTTAACTGTTGTATTTCTAGTTATCTATTTCTTAGTTCAAGATCCCTCTTAAAATTAAAAGTCAAGCACCAAGACTATATTGGATATAATATTCATTTTACTTGTCCAAAGTTCATCTTGAAGTATTTACGACTCCCAAGTTTTTCAAAGTTATGGATTGAGTTCACATATTAAGAACTAATTAGTATAATTAGAAGATTGTGCTAATGTATCATATAAGATACTGGATTCCTTAAATTGCTAAATAATGGTAATAAACTACTATTTAAACAGAACCCCCAAATAAAGTGGCCTCCATAAGTTATTAATATAAACATACAAAAGTTATTTCGAGTATGTCGCATAGTTCTTACAAGTTTGTGAGCTCTGAGTGAACTTGACAGCCTAATTCAAACTTAACAGTTAACACATGCTTATAACTTAGAATTTGCTGGAGAGAATGATATACTAaactttataaaagaaaaatattcttaaatgaCCATCGATTTCTGCAATCTTGTATAGAATGCTATTAAAATCTctataagaaaaaaaaggggggcATGACAAACAATAAATAAGGTCCAGATCAACATCTGCAACTTCAAATGTTGGCGTGCATCAAACATGAACCCTTGATTTTGAGGAGTTAGGAGTGGCAAAATCAAACTCAATCTGCTGACCCGCCAAATTCGTTTGAAAATAATCCACCCATTTATTAACTCAACCAACTTCAACCCAATCAATTTCAActcattaaaaattgaattaataCATAACCCAAATTGACTCTTAAAAAATCTAGTCAATATATCTTTGaagaacttttttttaatttgatatgttacatGTAACcataataaaagataaaaaaattatcaagtactaaaatatttcaaaagaacAAATAGAACCATTAAAACTTGGTAAAATTGGATTGGGTTTAATATTGACTCGTTTTACCATTACCGACGCATTTTGATCATAACATATTTTGATCTAAACAAATTTGAGTTGAGCTAAATCTTGACTCGTTTGTTGTCTTAACCCTTTAAGACCTGCCCAAATTTGACAGCAGATTGTAACAGTCTCCCGAAAGCAAAACATGATCATCCACGGTTTTTCGTCTTTCAACAGAAATTGTCTTGTCGACAAGTCACATaataacttcaaaattttagCAGGAATCTAAAATTGAGCCATTTTACAAAATTGGTAATCCCTGCTCTACTTTTATAAGTTGTACAATTTCTCCCACAGGTGAAGCTAACTTGTTTTTGCATAAAAAGAACACTATGACAACAATTTTAGGATTATGCAGAAAGGGCAAAAACGTCCAACATGTGAAGGCACAATCAATTAACGTTTACCAGCTCAACATCAAATACCAGCCATGAATTGGGTGGTATGTCACGACCAGCACCTTTAGACCCATACCTATAAAAAAAAGGGAGGAAAAAAACCATTGCTCAATCATGCATATGGATAACCGAAAACTGGAAAGACAGCTTAAATTCATTAGGCAAGAGAAATTCAAAAATGCTGCCAACAGGCAAAAACTAGTAACTTGCTTAGGAAAACATCAATTTGATTTCTGATTTTCCTTTCTCTCAAGCAAGGGAACACTTTAGTCAATGCCCTATTTAAGGCATGCTGAGGACCTCCATGCCCTTGCATCTTACAAGACTTTGTCAACAACCCAAGACAGGCTTTCATGCTCATGCACTAACAGACAGATAAAGATAAATGATGATTGCAAACAGAACAGAAACTCAAATGCATACCCCATGGCCGGTGGGATTGTAATTCTTCTTTTGTCCCCAACGCGCATGCCTGATATAGTGGGATGTACATAAATATGTTAGTCCTCGACACTGGAAATGTAACTATAAAATCAGAGAAACAATCAGTTCAGTCATCCAAGAAAATTACCATTTACACCGACATCCCAACCCTTAATAACTTGACCAATACCTGCAAGCACAAAAACCTAAGGTtaacacatcaaaataaaagaagccATCTTCTCATATGATAAAATACAGTACCTAAGCGAAATTCAAAAGGTCTTTTCCCAATATTCGAATCAAATATTTTGCCATTCTTCTTCAGCTTGCCAATATAACGTACACCAACCTGTTCAGTGGCAGAAAGTCATTATCATTAAAGGAAGTGTACTACATACAAGTTTATCAAAGAGGAGAAGCCTAAATCCTGACTGACTTAATTGTGAAGTTATACCAAGATTCCGTTGCTTTCCACGGAAAGTATAAAATGAAACAGTAGAGTGAGAGAACAATTAATTACACATAATCAAGGAAGAAAACTAGACCTTCTTTCCTGGGGAAGCTCTTTTCCCATCTGGCTTGCCCATAGCCAGCTCCTCTATGACCAGTCCATTTCCAAAGGTCCTCACATGAGAAGGCTTAGTCCCTGCATTCTCCTCCTCTGCCTCATTCTTCTTATCTTGTTCAACCTTCATAACTGCTTTGCCATCCTGTTGagttttcttgttctttttctttttcttctttttctcaatCTCCCTGAGAACATTTTTTTAGTGAAAGGATAAACTCATAAGGCTTCTTATTAGTAATAGCAATGAAGTTTTAACAATCCAGATTCATTCACGAAGCATATCAGTTTATAACCTTATTCTTTTTGTTTATACTCTACACTACAACAGAGCGGAACTTACTTCTCATTAGTTGACTTCTGACCATCTTCAGCTTTACCTACTGAAACTGCCTCATCATTACCCTCTACATGCTCTGGATTGGCACCGCTCTTTGAAACATCCTCACGAGCCAATTCCTCCCCATCCACtacctttttcttcttattctttttattttgcttAGCATGGTCTCCGCTGCTTGTAGGATAAGAAGAAAACAGAATTATCATCcctaaaataaatcataaaagcTATCACATCTATAATATAGAACCTTACAGAATACCACAGAGAATTTAGGTCATCGACATTAATCAATATATCCGCAGCCTAAACTCAAAAATCACAATACACTCTACAAGTAAAATGGTTCTCACCTTTGATGATCATTGACTTTGCTAGTATCATCCCGAAGTCTCTTCTTTAAGCCTTTGTTCTCATCAACATTATTTTTTGCCTTCTCATTCGGTGCTTCCTCACCGGTATCCTCATCTTCAGTTCCATCTGATTTTTTTGATCTTACTGATTTAGTTTTGTTTTCACAGGGAGAAGATATTGGGAAGCCATCCTCATCTTCACTCTCCATCAGAGAACTGTCAGTATTACCCTTCACAACTATCTGGCGATCAGAGTCATCAATCCCATTAGACtgacttttcttcttctttggctTTTTGGATGTACCATTTTCATCTGTAGGCTTTTCGTCCTCCAGTATCTCTTCAATTCTCACTTTACAAAATGCAAATAAAATGTAAGGCTTTTTAAATACAAGGAAATATGCATTTCAcaggagaaaaaaaaatcaaacgaAGCTAATGACTGAACTTCGCAATATAACTGTTCTGTCCTATAAGGTCCTTGACATGTAAGTAGTTTTCTAAATATATTCAAGATCAGATATTACATAATAACTTGAGGAATCAGTAATATGGACATTTTCTACCACCATTTTCAATTTACTCTCGTTAAAATCCCACTCCATATATGGAAACCAaaagttttcaacttttttgaATAGAAAGGTGAGCGTGGTGCTTGGAGAAActgaaattatttaattttgataacATGATACCACATGTAGTCAGAATGGATCCTCATTCTTAATCACATCAATTAACTATTTGGAGTTGCAACATTTTTGCCAAACTAGTAACACCCATGCTTTCAGATTTTGCACACATCCTCTTCTCCCAGCAAAATAAGTTCCAAAAGTCATCATTTCTTACTTGAACTACATGCTCGACCAAAAAATGCCACATAAACTGGAACGGAGGGAGTGATAAATTTCAAAGTTTGCATTAATCCTCCTCTCCAATCACAATGTGTGTTTAAAATGGGAAAAGAAATTTGCAAGCTTAACGTACACCATTGGCAGTTTCTTTCAACACCCAAAGAAAAGTACAACGCAAAGTTACCTCCACTGTTGGGAATAGGGGAAGGTGGGTACATGCTAAAATCATCATCGTCAGTTGAGCCATCCTCGTCTTCATCTTCTGTGTCATAATCAAATTCGATAGAATCATCAGACCCACTATCAGTCTCAGCAGCACCCTCCTCGTAGTCACTTTACACCAATGTCAAGGAATACAGAAAATAGATtcaaactttcaagaaaacaaatTCCTTTATATATTTCCATAAATCAAAATGGTAAATTTCAAGCTGAATAACATATAGCATCTTAAGGATACGATCCATATTCTTCTCCACAGCAATCCTCACTCTCTCCGTAAAAGAAACCAGAGAGATGAACATTGTGAGAACCAATAACTGAAAAGGTAACATCCTCATCCTCCTCAAACTCGAGATTCAAAGGGCATGTCTCCAGTTTTTCTGGCAATAATGAACACACGTAAATTGGTTCCTTATCACCTACTTTACATTGAACTATGCTTTTTTTGTTTGACGAGCCAGAGCCTAATGTTGCCTGAATTACTcagagaaataaataaaattagcaTAATGATGAGAAAATAAAGAGTAAAATCCAAATATACATCCTGAAGATTACCAACATTTGAGCCAATTCAGTTTTGTTTATACACCAATATAACTTTAGGAACTATTTGTCCGAATTAGAGTGTTACAAAAATGTTAGAATACTTGGGCAGAGGATTATGCTTTCAACACTTAACCCGTAATTTGATCCATTTTAATGATGGAAAACCTAAACAATTTACTTATTTAATCTCTTACTTTAATGGAATTCCTACGTATTTTGACTGTTATGAACTAACACCAACAAATTGATTCAACTATTTGACATTTTGGGTGACCTATAAGTAACAAGAATCGATACCACTAGTTTGCTATGGCAGCTGAGCTCAACTCAACAACTCTAAGCACTTCAATCACATTGACGaagaacataaaatttcaattgtaTCCAAATATAATCAAGGCCAAATACTTCAACACTACAACATCTTTAACATAAAAATACAGTTAATCACACAAACATCGTAATGACAATACATGCGGAAAGAGAGTGTTTTAAAGACTTTGAAGCAAACCTGGGAGATGTGAAGCCTTCCCCGCTCTTTTTCGAAATTATGAGTGAATGGTTTACCAGACTTCAATTCAACTCCTGgaatgagaaataaaaatttatgcaCTTCGTTACTTGCattcaaaaatgaaattcatACACGATAATCACAAAGAAAGAATGATACTAACCCCAGAACGCCATTGCAAAAGGAAAAGCGGAGCTGCAAAGAGTTTCtctaaaaccctaaaactatCGACCGTTCGCCTTTTTCTTACTCATTTAAACTATTTATTTACGGGCCTTTTGGATAcaaaatgatgtttttataCTTATCGAATTTAATTCTttacctatttttttatttaaaaacttatcggatttgattttttaattatacaattatcaattttagtttttttaagtatttaaaatCTATTAGGTTTGGTCGCTTTtccattttatataaataatttaggtTTATATTAACGAAATTCatgcatcaattaaatt
It contains:
- the LOC129895941 gene encoding peptidyl-prolyl cis-trans isomerase FKBP53 gives rise to the protein MAFWGVELKSGKPFTHNFEKERGRLHISQATLGSGSSNKKSIVQCKVGDKEPIYVCSLLPEKLETCPLNLEFEEDEDVTFSVIGSHNVHLSGFFYGESEDCCGEEYGSDYEEGAAETDSGSDDSIEFDYDTEDEDEDGSTDDDDFSMYPPSPIPNSGVRIEEILEDEKPTDENGTSKKPKKKKSQSNGIDDSDRQIVVKGNTDSSLMESEDEDGFPISSPCENKTKSVRSKKSDGTEDEDTGEEAPNEKAKNNVDENKGLKKRLRDDTSKVNDHQSGDHAKQNKKNKKKKVVDGEELAREDVSKSGANPEHVEGNDEAVSVGKAEDGQKSTNEKEIEKKKKKKKNKKTQQDGKAVMKVEQDKKNEAEEENAGTKPSHVRTFGNGLVIEELAMGKPDGKRASPGKKVGVRYIGKLKKNGKIFDSNIGKRPFEFRLGIGQVIKGWDVGVNGMRVGDKRRITIPPAMGYGSKGAGRDIPPNSWLVFDVELVNVN